The Deinococcus sp. YIM 134068 sequence TGTATCCAGCATATTGCAGGGTCAAGGTGTTGGCCGCTCGACCGTTGCGCTCACGAACGATACTGTATTGCCGCGTCAGGTCGGTGAATTCCAGCGTGGGACGAAACGAACGGGCGGGAGCATCATGACCTGCCAGTTGCTGAGCCACCACGGCAAGGTCGATCACCAGACCGATGATGTACTTCTGGCGCTTGAATCGTGTACGAATGATGCCCATGCATTCATCGATCAGGTCCTGTTCATCTGGGGACAGACCGGTGATAGCTGTGCTCGCGAAGTACTGCTCCAGGAAGGCGTCAATCAATTGCTGAGGCTGTTGCGGCATCACCGCAAGTATAGGTAACCGCTGTGGCTGTCAATGTCAGCACCGGACGACAACCTTTGCCGGGTCACGCACCTCTGACTGATCCTCCACAGCTCACGAGCGACGAGCCACAGCCCTACTCCCCGAAGCGTTCCCGCAGATACGCCAACGCCACCGGGTCGAACCTTCCCCCCGGCACCCAGCGTTCCTCCAGGTTCTCGGTGCCGAACAGCGCCCAGGCGGCGGCCTCGCTCTCGGGGTCCCACTCGCCGCCGGGAAGGGACGAGGCGTAGTCCTGCCGGATGAGGAGGGCGCGCAGCCAGCGCCGTCCGTCCTCGTCCAGTTCCTCGGTCGTCTCCGGGCGTCCGAAGAGGAGGTCGTGAATGCCGAGCAGGCGCTCCGCCTCGGCGCAGGGGTCGGCGTGGTCGTCGGCGCGGAGGTTCACCCAGTCGTCGGTGAGGCCGCCGTAGCCGCGCCCCGGCCCGACACACAGCAGCGCCGCCGACTGCCGCCCCCGCCGGTCGCCGCCCGCCGCGTCGCCCGCCCGAAGCGCCCCGAGCAGGCGGTGGGGGAGAGGCCGCCCCGTGCCCGCCTCCCACGCGCCCAGCACCGCGTCCACGACCTCCGGCCCGGTCAGGATGTTGCCCTGAATCGCCACGTCCGGCCCCGCGAAGCCGCCCGCCCAGGCGTGACAGACCGCGCCGCTGTAGGTCACGCTCCGCCCGTCCGCGCCCACGATCCCGAACTGCCGTTGGTGAATGGTCGCGTCCTCCGCCTGAAACTGTGCCGAGACCTCCTCCGGCCCCAGCCCCTCAGCCAGCAGGCGCAGGCCGTCCGGCCCGAAGTTGGGGTTGACGTAACTCTGGGTTGCCACCGCGCCCACACCCGAGCGCGCGAAGGGGACGAGCGCCCCGACCGCCAGGAACTTGCTCGCCACCGCCACGCCGAGGTCTCCGGTGGCCGGGTCGCGGCCCACGATGGAAAAGGTCATGGAGGGGAAGCTATCAGCTCTCAGCGGTCAGCCGTCAGAAGGCGTTTTGCTGATCGCTGAAAGCTGACCGCTGACGGCTCCCATGTTAGCCTCGGCCCCGATGCCCTCCACCTTCCCCGCCGCCGTCACCGAGCGCACGCGCCGTCTCCAGACCCGGCTGTGTGTGGGGCTGGACCCGCGCGCGGACGCTTACCGCGACGTGGCGCACCTGCGGGCGCATACGCTGGACGTGCTGGAGGCGACCGCGCCCCTCGCCGCGTGCGTGAAGCCGCAACTCGCCTTCTTCGAGGCGCTGGGGCTGCCCGGTTTCACGTTGTTAGAGGAGGTCTGCGCGGCGGCGCGCACGCTGGGGCTGCCCGTCATCCTCGACGGCAAGCGCGGGGACATCGGCTCGACGGCAGAGGCCTACGCGCGGGGCTGGCTGACGGGCACGCACGCGGGCGACGCGCTGACGGTCAATCCCTTCCTCGGCTTCGGCACGCTCACGCCCTTCGTGGAGGCGGCCCGCGCGAACGGCGGCGGCGTCTTCGTCCTCGTGAAGACGAGCAATCCCGATCAGGCGGACCTTCAGGGGCAGGGCGTCAGCGAGCGGGTGGCGGTGGAGGTCGCCCGGCTGGGGGCCGGGGAGGAGGGCGAGTACGCGAGCATCGGCGCGGTGGTCGGGGCCACCCACCCGCGCGACCTCGCCACCTTCCGCGCCCTGATGCCCCGCGCGCTGCTGCTGCTGCCCGGCCTGGGCGCGCAGGGAGCCGCCGCCGCCGACCTCGCCCCCGCCTTCCACGCGGGAGGCATGGGGGCGCTGGCGAGCGCGAGCCGGGCGGTTCAGTATGCGGACGGGCTGGACGTGGGGGCGAGTCGGGAGGCGGCGCGGCGGTTGCGGGATGAGCTGAACGGGGCGCTGGGGTAAGTGGTGGTCTACGAGCCTCTGCTTGACGCACAACCTCTGTGTTTTGCTCCTCGCCCTTCTGACGCCTGATACGCATTGCGAATCGGGCAGCGGGGGCATTTTTGCCGTCCGGTAAGAGGACGAGCGTTGCTCGTCACCCCTCTCCCGCAAGGGGAGAGGGAGCAAAAAGCACTTCTGGCACGCTGGCTTTCTCTTGCACATCAGGCGTTTATGGGGGAGGCCGGGTGGGGGGTGGACGCCCCAGGCGGCCCAACACACTCAGGCGTCCTCTACTCCAGCCGCTCGTCCTCCGGGTGGACCGCGAAGACGCCCCCCCACGGTCGGTAGGTGCTGCGGGTGTAGTCGGTGCGGGTGGGGCCGCTGTTCATCCTCACCTGCCGTGTGATCGTCACCCGCATCCCGGAGGCGGGCATGTCCACCCGTTTCGTCTCGCTGGGCTGAAGGTCGGGCGCGGCCAGGAAGCGGGGCGGAGGGGCCAGCCGCCGGTCCCGGACCACGGGGGCCGACACGCTGACCTGACGGTCGGGGGGTGCGCCGAAGAGGTCCACCCGCAACGTCTCCCGCTTCAGGTCCCAAGACACCTGCATCAGCAAAGGCACCCCCGTGTCGTTGCGGAAGCGCAGGTTGAGGGCGGGGGCGTACACCGTCGCCTCGAAGCCGGGCGGGTCGTAGTAGGCGACGCTGTGCGAGTGCGCGTGCCGCTCCACGATGGGCAATCCCGCCTGGTACGCCGCCCGGAAGACGGTGGTGCTGACCTGGCAGATGCCGCCGCCGTCCTCCATGTTGAGTGTGTCGCCCGCGATGACGTAGCCGGGAACGAAGCCCTGCGCGGCGCTGATGGTCCCCACCATCCGGTTGAAGTCGAACACCTCGTCCGGCTCCAGCAGGTGCCCGTGCAGCTTCTCGCCGCCCACGCGGATGTTGTGGACGCGGAAACTGGGGCTGCCCGTGAAGCTCGATTCCCCCGCCGCCCGGTGCGCCACGACCCCCTGCTCCAGCAGCGTCCGCACGCTCTGGGCCGGGGCGGTCAGGCCCACGGGCAGGTCCACCGTCTCCCGCCGTTCCAGCAATGCGGCCAGTAAGGCGCGTTCCGACTCGGCCCGCCGCACCGTCCAGCCCGTCTGCCCCCGCGCCGTCCACCCGCCGTCCTCGTCGCGGAAGACGGCGTTGAGTGGCTGCCGGGCGTCAATTTGCTTATAAACAGATTCCAGCGCGGTCTTGAGGGGTGCGACCGACCGCCCCTCCCGAACCTGCCGCACCTGCTCCGGGCGGAGGATGAGCGCGTACTCCCGCCGCACCTCCACCCGCTCCACCCTCCCTGCCCGCAACTCCGGCTCCGGCGCGACGACCCGCAGCGTGAGCTTCAGCGGGGGTGCCGGACGCACCGGACGCCCCAGCGGCGGCGCGAGGCTCGTGGACCCCACGGCACCCGCCACCCCGGCGAGGAGGAGCAGACGCACCCCTGCGCCGAGTCTAGGCGGCCTGTTCTGGCTGGCAGTTCTGGCGATAGGGGACACCTCCTCTACGGTGGAACGGTGATGTCAGAAAGTATGCGCCTCAACGTCGGAAAGGGGGAACAGGACGTGCGCCCGTTTCCCCCTCTGGTCCCGAACGTCTCGCCTCAGCTCGGCGGCAGCAGCACCGTGTCGATGACGTGGATGATGCCGTTACTCGCTGCGAGGTCGGCCTGGGTCACGGTCGCGTCGTTGATCTGCACCGTGCCGCCGCTGGCGCTGACCGTCAGGCTGCCGCCCTGCGCCGTGGTGGCGCTCGTCAGCCCGGCGACCTGCGTGGACGTGACACGCCCCGGCACGACGTGGTAGAGCAGCACGGCCCGGAGCTGCGCCGGGTTGTTCAGGAGGGCCTGAAGCTGGTCGGCGGGCACTTTGGCAAAGGCCGCGTTCGTCGGCGCGAAGACCGTGAACGGTCCCGGCCCGGAGAGCGTCTGCGTCAGTCCCGCCGCCTGCACCGCCGAGAGCAGGGTGCTGAAGTCGGGGTTGTTCGCCACCGCCGCCGCGATGGTGTTCCCGGTGGGCACGCCTGCCCCGCCTCCTGCCACGGCGGGCGAGGTGAGGAGTAGGGCGGCACTCACGGCCATGATCTGCTTTCTCATACGGTCCTCCTTGCTCGGGGACGAAAGAAACGATCCTGCGCTCAAAACAGCCGTCTGTCACAGAGCCGACTCGGCCCGGTGACACCGGGAACACAACCTCTTCTGTGCTGATTGGGAGCTTAAGTGGCGGCGTAGTCAGGATGCGTATGCCGCCGTACAGTCATTGTCGAGTCAGCACAAGGAATCACGTGAACTTAAGAGCCTGCCCTCTTCCTTTCAAAGTGCTTTCATTTTCAAGGTTCGTCTTCCCCGTGCGCCTCCCGCAACTTGCGCCACCGCTCGGCGATCCGCGCCTCCCAGCCCTCGCCCGTCGGGGCGTAGAGGTCCAGCCGCACGCCGCCCGGCAGGTAGTTCTGGCGGAAGCTGCCCTCCGGATCATCGAAGTAATAGGCGTAGCTCTGCCCGTACCCCTGCGAGCGCATCAGGGCGGTGGGCGCGTTGCGGAGGTGGAGGGGCACGGGGAGCGTCTCGCCCTCGCGCACGGCGTCCAACACCTTCTTCCAAGCGGTATAGACGCTGTTGCTCTTGGGGGCCAGGGCGAGGTACACGACCGCCTGCGCGAGCGCGAGGTCGCCCTCCGGGTGGCCCAGAAACTCCACCGTATCCCGTGCGGCGATGCACAGCCGCAGCGCCTGCGGGTCGGCCAGCCCGATGTCCTCGGCGGCCATGCGGACCACCCGGCGGGCGACGTACAGGGGGTCCGCGCCGCCCTCCAGCAGCCGGGCGAGCCAGTACAGCGAGGCGTCCACGTGCGAGCCGCGCACGCTCTTATGCAGGGCGGAGGTCAGGTTGTAGAAGTCCTCGCCGCCCTTGTCCATTGCGGGGAGGTGACGCCCGAACGCCTCCGTCACGGCCTCTTCCGTCACCGGGTCGGCGAGGGTGGCGGCAATCTCCAGCGTGCCCAGCGCCCGCCGCGCGTCCCCGTCGGCGAGCCGGGCGATCAGGTCGAGTGCCCCCGGCTCGGCGGTCACGCCCGGCAGCCCGCGCGGGTCGGTCAGCGCCCGGTCGAGCAGGCCGCGCAGGTCCTCCCGCGTCAGTGCCTCCAGCACGAGCGTCCGCGCCCGCGACCGGAGCGCCGGGTTGACCTCGAAGCCGGGGTTCTCGGTCGTCGCGCCGATCAGGGTGAGGAGGCCGGATTCGACGTGGGGCAGCAGCGCGTCCTGCTGCGCCTTGTTGAAGCGGTGAATCTCGTCGAGGAAGAGGACCGTGCGCTGGCCCCGGCCCCGCAACCGCTCGGCCTCGGCGACCGCCTCGCGCACGTCCTTCACGCCCGCCGTCACCGCCGAGAGGGGGATGAAGTGCGCCCCGACCTCGCCCGCGATCAGGCGCGCCAGGGTCGTCTTACCCACGCCCGGCGGCCCCCACAGGATGAGTGACCCCAGCCGCCCCGATGCGAGCAGCCGGGTCAGCGGGCGGCCCGGCCCCAGCAGGTGCGTCTGCCCCACGATCTCGGCCAGCGTGCGCGGGCGGAGCCGCTCGGCGAGGGGGGCGGGCGGGTCGAAGAGTGTCACGGGGGCGAGTGTAGCGGGGCGGGGCGTCGGCGTGAGTTGACCCTGTGCCCTTGCCGAGCTGCCCCTACTGCTAGGATGTCGGCACT is a genomic window containing:
- the pyrF gene encoding orotidine-5'-phosphate decarboxylase, with product MPSTFPAAVTERTRRLQTRLCVGLDPRADAYRDVAHLRAHTLDVLEATAPLAACVKPQLAFFEALGLPGFTLLEEVCAAARTLGLPVILDGKRGDIGSTAEAYARGWLTGTHAGDALTVNPFLGFGTLTPFVEAARANGGGVFVLVKTSNPDQADLQGQGVSERVAVEVARLGAGEEGEYASIGAVVGATHPRDLATFRALMPRALLLLPGLGAQGAAAADLAPAFHAGGMGALASASRAVQYADGLDVGASREAARRLRDELNGALG
- a CDS encoding DUF1028 domain-containing protein produces the protein MTFSIVGRDPATGDLGVAVASKFLAVGALVPFARSGVGAVATQSYVNPNFGPDGLRLLAEGLGPEEVSAQFQAEDATIHQRQFGIVGADGRSVTYSGAVCHAWAGGFAGPDVAIQGNILTGPEVVDAVLGAWEAGTGRPLPHRLLGALRAGDAAGGDRRGRQSAALLCVGPGRGYGGLTDDWVNLRADDHADPCAEAERLLGIHDLLFGRPETTEELDEDGRRWLRALLIRQDYASSLPGGEWDPESEAAAWALFGTENLEERWVPGGRFDPVALAYLRERFGE
- a CDS encoding replication-associated recombination protein A, whose amino-acid sequence is MTLFDPPAPLAERLRPRTLAEIVGQTHLLGPGRPLTRLLASGRLGSLILWGPPGVGKTTLARLIAGEVGAHFIPLSAVTAGVKDVREAVAEAERLRGRGQRTVLFLDEIHRFNKAQQDALLPHVESGLLTLIGATTENPGFEVNPALRSRARTLVLEALTREDLRGLLDRALTDPRGLPGVTAEPGALDLIARLADGDARRALGTLEIAATLADPVTEEAVTEAFGRHLPAMDKGGEDFYNLTSALHKSVRGSHVDASLYWLARLLEGGADPLYVARRVVRMAAEDIGLADPQALRLCIAARDTVEFLGHPEGDLALAQAVVYLALAPKSNSVYTAWKKVLDAVREGETLPVPLHLRNAPTALMRSQGYGQSYAYYFDDPEGSFRQNYLPGGVRLDLYAPTGEGWEARIAERWRKLREAHGEDEP
- a CDS encoding VanW family protein yields the protein MRLLLLAGVAGAVGSTSLAPPLGRPVRPAPPLKLTLRVVAPEPELRAGRVERVEVRREYALILRPEQVRQVREGRSVAPLKTALESVYKQIDARQPLNAVFRDEDGGWTARGQTGWTVRRAESERALLAALLERRETVDLPVGLTAPAQSVRTLLEQGVVAHRAAGESSFTGSPSFRVHNIRVGGEKLHGHLLEPDEVFDFNRMVGTISAAQGFVPGYVIAGDTLNMEDGGGICQVSTTVFRAAYQAGLPIVERHAHSHSVAYYDPPGFEATVYAPALNLRFRNDTGVPLLMQVSWDLKRETLRVDLFGAPPDRQVSVSAPVVRDRRLAPPPRFLAAPDLQPSETKRVDMPASGMRVTITRQVRMNSGPTRTDYTRSTYRPWGGVFAVHPEDERLE
- a CDS encoding fasciclin domain-containing protein; this translates as MRKQIMAVSAALLLTSPAVAGGGAGVPTGNTIAAAVANNPDFSTLLSAVQAAGLTQTLSGPGPFTVFAPTNAAFAKVPADQLQALLNNPAQLRAVLLYHVVPGRVTSTQVAGLTSATTAQGGSLTVSASGGTVQINDATVTQADLAASNGIIHVIDTVLLPPS